A genomic region of bacterium contains the following coding sequences:
- a CDS encoding acyltransferase yields MKALEEIGIKKGIKYVFTTIAVCILKLMIFSPCRIFFLRLLGVKIGKHCVINSIKFFNCYRRGFRGLNIGNECFLGEDIMIDLANEVHIGDKVSIGARVMIMTHINVGYKDHPLQKFFPCSSKPVIIKSGSFIGVNSTILSGVEIGECAFIGACSMISKNVESYTMVAGIPAKTIRTLSD; encoded by the coding sequence ATGAAAGCTTTGGAAGAAATAGGTATTAAGAAAGGAATAAAGTATGTTTTTACTACTATTGCAGTATGTATCTTAAAATTAATGATTTTTTCGCCTTGTAGAATATTCTTTTTAAGGCTATTAGGGGTTAAAATAGGCAAACATTGCGTTATTAATTCAATTAAATTTTTTAATTGCTATAGAAGAGGATTTCGAGGCTTAAATATCGGGAATGAGTGTTTTTTGGGTGAGGATATTATGATTGATCTGGCAAACGAAGTTCATATAGGTGATAAAGTTAGTATTGGCGCGAGAGTGATGATAATGACTCATATTAATGTTGGATATAAAGATCATCCATTACAAAAGTTTTTCCCCTGTTCTTCAAAACCTGTTATAATAAAATCAGGTTCATTTATCGGTGTCAATTCAACAATCCTTTCCGGTGTGGAGATTGGAGAATGTGCTTTTATAGGAGCTTGTAGTATGATAAGTAAAAATGTTGAATCATATACTATGGTTGCCGGGATACCGGCAAAAACAATCCGGACTCTTTCCGATTAA